The Sphingosinicella humi genome has a window encoding:
- a CDS encoding S9 family peptidase, protein MRNILLAAAVLAAASPAAAEVLTLERIFGSPSLEGSIPRLPRLSPNGELVTLLRNRAEDRERYDLWAIDTATGEARMLVDSLRIGSGAEVSEEEKMRRERARIAGTKGIVAYDWSPNGETILVPLDGDLYLASLDGEIRRLTETAATELDAQVSETGRYLSFVRDKNLLVMDVAAGKERALTSDGAGPISWGSAEFVANEEMGRDQGHWWSPDDRHIAVARVDESGVEVVTRAAIGADGTRLYEQRYPLAGTANAVVDLYIMAPDGSGQVKADLGSNPDIYVARVDWMPDGSALLVQRQSRDQKRIDLLRIDPDTGASTLLFTESSDTWVAVDDDLKALKDGSLIWSSNRSGFNHLYRWKDGRWTALTHGDWAVAELDGVDEEAGRVYFTGNVDGPLEQHLYRVDLDNPGKPVRLTESGWWNKTEMDDEASRALVYRASPEQPSQVYLADPNGKRLAWVEENALDASHPYAPYLDSHVLPTFGTIKAADGTDLHYEMLSPQREAGKRYPVFVQVYGGPTGRQATRNWTSPLHQYLVDQGWIVFSIDNRGTPDRGKAFADALYLKLGSVEVEDQLAGVEWLKQQPFVDPEKVAVYGWSYGGYMVAKLLEAAPGAFAAGVAGAPVTQWELYDTHYTERYLGNPSIDPAPYKAASALPDSAKIADPLLLIHGMADDNVVFENSTALIAKLQAEGRPFEMMVYPGATHAVTGEGRQTHVWKSIERFLDRTVKAAP, encoded by the coding sequence ATGCGTAACATCCTTTTGGCGGCCGCTGTCCTCGCCGCCGCCTCTCCCGCAGCCGCCGAAGTGCTCACGCTCGAACGGATTTTCGGAAGTCCTTCGCTGGAGGGGTCGATTCCGCGCCTGCCTCGCCTGTCGCCGAATGGCGAGCTGGTGACCTTGCTCCGCAACCGTGCCGAAGATCGCGAGCGCTACGATCTCTGGGCCATCGACACGGCGACGGGTGAGGCCCGGATGCTGGTCGACTCCCTCAGGATCGGCAGCGGTGCCGAAGTCTCCGAGGAAGAAAAGATGCGGCGCGAGCGGGCACGCATCGCCGGCACCAAGGGTATCGTCGCCTATGACTGGTCGCCCAACGGGGAGACCATTCTCGTGCCACTGGATGGCGATCTCTATCTCGCATCGCTTGACGGCGAGATCCGCCGGCTGACGGAAACCGCGGCAACCGAGCTCGATGCGCAGGTTTCCGAGACGGGCCGCTATCTCTCCTTCGTCCGCGACAAGAATCTCCTTGTGATGGACGTCGCGGCCGGGAAGGAACGCGCGCTCACGAGCGACGGGGCGGGGCCGATCAGCTGGGGGTCGGCGGAGTTCGTCGCGAACGAGGAAATGGGCCGCGACCAGGGCCATTGGTGGTCGCCCGACGACCGCCATATCGCCGTCGCCCGTGTCGACGAGAGCGGAGTCGAGGTCGTCACCCGCGCCGCCATCGGCGCCGACGGGACCCGCCTTTACGAGCAGCGCTATCCGCTGGCCGGCACCGCCAACGCCGTCGTCGACCTCTATATCATGGCGCCCGACGGAAGCGGCCAGGTGAAGGCCGATCTCGGCTCCAATCCCGACATCTACGTCGCCCGGGTGGACTGGATGCCCGACGGCAGCGCGCTGCTCGTCCAGCGCCAGAGCCGCGACCAGAAGCGCATCGACCTGCTGCGCATCGACCCCGACACCGGGGCATCGACGCTGCTCTTCACCGAGAGCTCCGACACCTGGGTGGCGGTGGACGACGACCTCAAGGCGCTGAAGGACGGCAGCCTCATCTGGTCGTCCAACCGCAGCGGCTTCAATCATCTCTATCGGTGGAAAGACGGTCGATGGACGGCGCTCACCCATGGCGATTGGGCCGTGGCGGAGCTGGACGGTGTCGATGAAGAAGCCGGGCGCGTCTATTTTACCGGCAACGTCGACGGACCGCTGGAGCAGCACCTCTATCGGGTCGATCTCGACAATCCCGGAAAGCCGGTTCGCCTCACCGAAAGCGGCTGGTGGAACAAGACCGAGATGGACGATGAGGCGAGCCGCGCCCTCGTCTATCGCGCGAGCCCGGAGCAGCCGTCGCAGGTCTATCTGGCCGATCCGAACGGAAAGCGCCTGGCCTGGGTCGAGGAAAATGCCCTCGATGCGTCCCATCCCTATGCGCCCTATCTCGACAGCCATGTCCTGCCGACCTTCGGCACCATCAAGGCTGCGGACGGAACCGACCTTCATTATGAGATGCTGAGCCCGCAGCGGGAGGCGGGCAAGCGCTATCCGGTCTTCGTCCAGGTCTATGGCGGTCCCACGGGGCGACAGGCGACGCGCAATTGGACCTCGCCGCTGCATCAATATCTGGTCGACCAAGGCTGGATCGTCTTCTCGATCGACAATCGCGGCACGCCCGATCGCGGCAAGGCCTTCGCCGACGCGCTTTATCTGAAGCTGGGGTCGGTGGAAGTCGAGGACCAGTTGGCGGGCGTGGAGTGGCTCAAGCAGCAGCCTTTCGTCGATCCGGAAAAGGTTGCGGTCTACGGCTGGTCCTATGGCGGTTATATGGTGGCGAAGCTCTTGGAAGCGGCTCCCGGCGCCTTTGCCGCGGGCGTGGCCGGCGCGCCCGTGACGCAATGGGAACTTTACGACACGCATTATACCGAACGGTATCTCGGCAACCCGTCGATCGATCCTGCGCCTTACAAGGCCGCGAGCGCCCTGCCGGACAGCGCGAAAATCGCCGATCCGCTGCTCCTCATCCACGGCATGGCCGACGACAATGTCGTGTTCGAGAACTCGACGGCGCTCATCGCCAAGCTGCAGGCGGAGGGGCGGCCGTTCGAAATGATGGTCTATCCGGGCGCCACCCACGCCGTCACCGGCGAGGGCCGCCAGACCCATGTCTGGAAGTCGATCGAACGCTTCCTCGATCGCACGGTGAAGGCGGCGCCTTGA
- a CDS encoding DUF2189 domain-containing protein has product MAVAHPVSAASPARTAPVRTIRRDDLRIALRDGWADFMSMRGDLIFIGLLYPLIGIIAATVTMGGALLPLFFPIAAGISLLGPIVAIGFYELARRREDGLESGWSHFLDVRKRPSADGISVVAALLVTIFMLWVAAAGALYVGLWGMNAPESVGAFLTRLFTTPEGWGLIVIGNLVGLGFAAVVLAVSVVSLPMLVDCEVDAGTAVRTSIAAFRRNTGLMMRWGLIVAALLVLGSIPLFIGLAAVLPWLGYATWHLYTRLVDRAAFPHCQD; this is encoded by the coding sequence ATGGCTGTCGCTCACCCTGTTTCCGCCGCTTCCCCCGCGCGCACCGCGCCCGTTAGAACCATCAGGCGGGACGATCTTCGGATCGCCCTCAGGGACGGCTGGGCCGATTTCATGTCGATGCGCGGCGACCTCATCTTCATCGGCCTCCTCTACCCGCTGATCGGCATCATCGCGGCGACGGTGACGATGGGCGGCGCCCTGCTGCCGCTCTTCTTCCCGATCGCGGCGGGCATATCCCTCCTGGGACCGATCGTCGCGATCGGCTTCTACGAACTCGCCCGGCGACGGGAGGACGGACTGGAATCCGGCTGGTCCCACTTCCTGGACGTGCGCAAGCGGCCGTCGGCGGACGGCATCAGCGTGGTGGCGGCACTGCTCGTCACCATCTTCATGCTGTGGGTCGCCGCGGCGGGCGCCCTCTATGTCGGGTTGTGGGGCATGAACGCGCCGGAGTCCGTCGGCGCCTTCCTCACGCGCCTGTTCACCACGCCGGAGGGCTGGGGCCTGATCGTCATAGGCAATCTGGTCGGCCTCGGCTTCGCGGCCGTCGTGTTGGCGGTGAGCGTGGTGTCGCTGCCGATGCTGGTCGATTGCGAGGTGGATGCAGGCACGGCGGTCAGGACCTCCATCGCCGCCTTCCGCCGCAACACCGGCCTGATGATGCGCTGGGGCCTGATCGTCGCCGCCCTGCTGGTGCTCGGATCGATCCCGCTCTTCATCGGACTGGCGGCCGTTCTGCCCTGGCTCGGCTATGCGACCTGGCATCTTTACACCCGGCTGGTCGACCGCGCGGCCTTTCCGCACTGTCAGGATTGA
- a CDS encoding aspartate-semialdehyde dehydrogenase translates to MGYRVVVVGATGNVGREILNILAEREFPLDEIAVVASPRSTGDEIDFGDSGRMLKVKNIEHFDFAGWDIALFAAGSEVSKVYAPKAAGAGCTVIDNSSLYRMDPDVPLIVPEVNAEAIAGYRKKNIIANPNCSTAQMVVALKPLHDAAKIKRVVVATYQSVSGAGKVGMDELFEQSRDIFVGDMAEPKKFTKQIAFNVIPHIDSFLEDGSTKEEWKMVVETKKILDPKIKVTATCVRVPVFVGHSEAINIEFEDEISAEQAQKILRESPGVMLVDKREDGGYVTPVEAVGEYATYVSRVREDPTVENGLSLWCVSDNLRKGAALNAVQIAELLGRKHLQKAA, encoded by the coding sequence ATGGGCTATCGGGTTGTCGTCGTGGGCGCCACGGGCAATGTCGGGCGGGAGATACTCAACATCCTCGCCGAGCGGGAATTCCCGTTGGACGAGATCGCCGTCGTCGCCAGCCCCCGCTCCACGGGCGACGAGATCGACTTCGGCGACAGCGGCCGGATGCTCAAGGTTAAGAATATCGAGCATTTCGATTTCGCGGGCTGGGACATTGCCCTGTTCGCCGCCGGCTCCGAAGTGTCGAAAGTCTATGCGCCCAAGGCCGCTGGGGCGGGCTGCACGGTGATCGACAACAGCTCGCTCTACCGGATGGACCCGGACGTGCCGCTGATCGTGCCGGAGGTGAATGCCGAGGCGATTGCGGGCTATCGCAAGAAGAACATCATCGCCAATCCCAACTGCTCGACCGCCCAGATGGTCGTGGCGCTGAAGCCGCTCCATGACGCGGCGAAGATCAAGCGGGTGGTCGTTGCCACCTATCAGTCCGTGTCCGGCGCCGGGAAGGTCGGAATGGACGAGTTGTTCGAGCAGAGCCGCGACATCTTCGTCGGCGACATGGCCGAGCCCAAGAAGTTCACCAAGCAGATTGCCTTCAACGTCATCCCGCACATCGACAGCTTCCTCGAGGACGGATCGACCAAGGAAGAATGGAAGATGGTGGTCGAGACCAAGAAGATCCTCGACCCCAAGATCAAGGTGACGGCCACCTGCGTGCGGGTGCCTGTCTTCGTCGGCCATTCCGAGGCGATCAACATCGAGTTCGAGGATGAGATCAGCGCCGAGCAGGCGCAGAAGATCCTGCGCGAGTCGCCCGGCGTGATGCTCGTCGACAAGCGCGAGGACGGCGGTTACGTTACCCCGGTCGAGGCCGTGGGCGAATATGCCACTTATGTCAGTCGCGTCCGCGAGGACCCAACGGTGGAGAACGGCCTCTCCCTCTGGTGCGTCTCCGACAATCTCAGGAAAGGCGCGGCCCTCAACGCCGTCCAGATCGCCGAACTGCTCGGCCGCAAGCATCTCCAGAAGGCGGCTTGA
- a CDS encoding alpha/beta fold hydrolase — protein MAGSPTDVPVQRFSARDGVSLAWREMGEGRPLLLIHGYVSNAFVNWIRYGHARHIADAGFRVIMPDLRGHGDSDKPHDPACYKPDVLADDAFDLVRHLGLTDYDLAGYSLGARTSVRMMAKGAKPRRAVLSGMGLDGILNTQGRGGYFRHVLTNIGSFERGSSEWLTEAFLKTTDGDPEALLLILDTFVDTSREELAAIDLPVLVVTGDDDDDNGSGEALAEALPHGRFERIPGNHMSAVTKPELGRAIASFLAS, from the coding sequence TTGGCAGGCTCTCCGACCGACGTTCCGGTCCAGCGGTTCAGCGCGCGCGACGGCGTCAGCCTGGCCTGGCGGGAGATGGGTGAGGGGCGACCTCTGCTCCTCATCCACGGCTATGTCTCGAACGCTTTCGTCAACTGGATCCGCTACGGTCACGCCCGCCACATTGCCGATGCGGGCTTCCGGGTGATCATGCCGGACCTTAGAGGCCATGGCGACAGCGACAAACCGCACGATCCCGCCTGCTACAAGCCGGACGTGCTCGCCGACGACGCCTTCGATCTCGTCCGCCACCTCGGCCTCACCGACTATGATCTGGCCGGTTATTCGCTCGGGGCGCGCACGTCCGTCCGCATGATGGCCAAGGGCGCGAAGCCGCGGCGGGCGGTGCTGTCGGGCATGGGCCTTGATGGCATCCTCAACACCCAAGGGCGGGGCGGCTATTTCCGGCATGTGCTGACGAACATCGGCAGCTTCGAGCGCGGCTCGTCCGAATGGTTAACCGAGGCTTTTTTGAAGACCACTGACGGCGACCCGGAGGCGCTGCTGCTGATCCTCGACACTTTCGTCGACACCAGCCGGGAGGAATTGGCGGCGATCGATCTGCCGGTGCTCGTCGTTACCGGCGACGATGACGATGACAACGGCTCAGGCGAAGCGCTGGCCGAAGCGCTCCCTCACGGCCGCTTCGAGAGGATCCCCGGCAATCATATGAGCGCGGTCACCAAGCCCGAACTCGGACGAGCGATCGCAAGCTTCCTAGCGTCTTGA
- a CDS encoding M2 family metallopeptidase gives MKATVSAFAVAAALLAAGTTAIAQGQANRQAQATTTQAAPTAAEADAFVKQAEKELFDFFIINSRAQWVNSTYITPDTDALAAHFGTIGTEMSVRFANEAAKYQKVAGLSYDTKRKLDILRSGLVLPAPTTPGAAAELNKIATSLQSQYGKGRGTLNGKPISGSDIEAAMGTNRNPAELKEMWTSWHDNVGAPMRPEYIRMVEIANAGAKELGFADTGAMWRSVYDMPPDDFAALTDKLWGEVKPLYDQLHCYTRGKLNEKYGDEVQPATGPIRADLLGNMWAQEWGNIYPIVAPEGAGDIGYDLTDLLKTKGYTPEKIVKTGEGFFSSLGFAPLPASFWQNSMIVKPQDREVVCHASAWNIDNVDDLRIKMCTKVNADDFVTVHHELGHNYYQRAYNKQPLLYQNGANDGFHEAIGDTVALSITPQYLVQIGLLQENQIPSADKDIGLLLRQAMDKVAFLPFGLLIDKWRWNVFDGSIQPNEYNKAWNDLRLEYQGIVPPVPRTEEHFDPGAKYHIPGNTPYTRYFLARILQFQFYKAACEQAGWKGPLHRCSFYNNKEVGQRLNAMLEMGASKPWPDALEAFTGTREMSGKALLEYFAPLSAWLKQQNQGKQCGW, from the coding sequence ATGAAAGCCACCGTCTCCGCTTTCGCCGTCGCCGCCGCGTTGCTGGCCGCCGGCACCACCGCCATCGCCCAGGGCCAAGCCAATCGGCAGGCGCAGGCCACCACGACCCAGGCGGCGCCCACCGCCGCCGAGGCCGATGCGTTCGTCAAGCAGGCGGAGAAGGAGCTGTTCGACTTCTTCATCATCAATTCGCGTGCCCAGTGGGTGAACTCGACCTACATCACGCCGGACACGGACGCGCTCGCCGCGCATTTCGGCACGATCGGCACCGAGATGTCGGTCCGCTTCGCCAATGAAGCGGCCAAATATCAGAAGGTGGCGGGCCTCAGCTACGACACCAAGCGCAAGCTCGACATATTGCGTTCCGGCCTCGTCCTACCGGCGCCGACCACGCCCGGCGCGGCCGCCGAATTGAACAAGATCGCCACCAGCCTTCAGTCCCAATATGGCAAGGGCAGGGGCACGCTGAACGGCAAGCCGATCAGCGGCAGCGATATCGAAGCGGCGATGGGGACGAACCGCAATCCCGCCGAATTGAAAGAGATGTGGACGAGCTGGCACGACAATGTCGGCGCGCCGATGCGGCCGGAATATATCCGCATGGTCGAGATCGCCAATGCCGGCGCCAAGGAGCTGGGCTTCGCCGATACCGGCGCAATGTGGCGCTCGGTCTACGACATGCCGCCCGACGATTTCGCGGCGCTTACCGACAAGCTCTGGGGCGAGGTAAAGCCGCTCTACGACCAGCTCCATTGCTACACGCGCGGCAAATTGAACGAGAAATATGGCGACGAGGTGCAGCCCGCGACGGGACCCATCCGCGCCGACCTCCTTGGCAATATGTGGGCGCAGGAATGGGGCAATATCTACCCGATCGTCGCGCCCGAAGGTGCCGGCGATATCGGCTACGACCTCACCGACCTGCTGAAGACCAAGGGTTACACGCCGGAGAAGATCGTCAAGACGGGCGAAGGCTTCTTCAGCTCGCTCGGCTTCGCGCCGCTGCCGGCAAGCTTCTGGCAGAACTCGATGATCGTGAAGCCGCAGGATCGCGAGGTCGTCTGCCACGCCTCGGCCTGGAACATCGACAATGTCGACGACCTCAGGATCAAGATGTGCACGAAGGTCAATGCCGACGACTTCGTGACCGTGCACCACGAGCTCGGCCACAATTATTATCAGCGCGCCTATAATAAGCAGCCGCTGCTGTATCAGAACGGCGCCAATGACGGCTTCCACGAGGCCATCGGCGACACCGTCGCCCTCTCGATCACGCCGCAATATCTGGTCCAGATCGGGCTCTTGCAGGAGAACCAGATCCCGTCGGCGGACAAGGATATCGGCCTTCTTCTCCGCCAGGCGATGGACAAGGTCGCCTTCCTGCCGTTCGGCCTGCTCATCGACAAATGGCGCTGGAACGTGTTTGACGGCTCGATCCAGCCCAACGAATATAACAAGGCGTGGAACGACCTCCGCCTCGAATATCAGGGCATCGTGCCGCCGGTGCCGCGCACCGAGGAGCATTTCGATCCGGGTGCCAAATATCACATTCCCGGCAATACGCCCTACACCCGCTACTTCCTCGCCCGCATCCTCCAATTCCAGTTCTACAAGGCGGCGTGCGAGCAGGCCGGCTGGAAGGGCCCGCTGCACCGCTGCTCCTTCTACAACAACAAAGAGGTCGGCCAGCGCCTCAACGCCATGCTCGAAATGGGTGCCTCCAAGCCCTGGCCGGACGCGCTCGAAGCCTTCACCGGCACCCGCGAGATGTCGGGCAAGGCCCTGCTCGAATATTTCGCGCCGCTCTCCGCGTGGCTGAAGCA